From Anabrus simplex isolate iqAnaSimp1 chromosome 11, ASM4041472v1, whole genome shotgun sequence, a single genomic window includes:
- the LOC136883144 gene encoding cuticle protein 16.5-like, with protein sequence MKVLAVFVLALAVCALAEEKKEEKVSVDKKQDKRGVLGLGYGGYAAPALGYAAPAVGYAAPAVGYAAPAVGYAAAPAVGYAAPVARLGYAAPAVAAAPALSYHPAPAPRVAVAAAPAIAAHAIAAPAYAAAPVGRLSYAAPAYAAAPVGRLSYAAPAYAAAPALGYAAPALGYAAHAVAAPAVGFAKYG encoded by the exons ATGAAGGTTCTG GCTGTCTTCGTTCTTGCCCTGGCCGTATGCGCCCTCGCCGAGGAGAAGAAGGAAGAGAAGGTGTCCGTTGACAAGAAGCAGGACAAGCGTGGTGTTCTTGGTCTTGGCTATGGCGGATACGCTGCCCCCGCTCTGGGATACGCCGCTCCCGCTGTAGGATATGCCGCCCCCGCTGTAGGATACGCTGCTCCTGCTGTAGGATACGCCGCTGCTCCCGCTGTAGGATACGCTGCTCCCGTCGCTAGGCTCGGCTATGCTGCCCCCGCTGTCGCTGCTGCTCCCGCTCTGAGCTACCACCCTGCCCCTGCCCCTAGAGTAGCCGTAGCCGCCGCCCCCGCCATCGCTGCCCATGCCATCGCCGCCCCAGCTTACGCTGCTGCCCCCGTCGGTAGGCTCAGCTATGCCGCTCCTGCCTATGCTGCTGCCCCCGTCGGTAGGCTCAGCTATGCCGCTCCTGCCTATGCTGCTGCCCCCGCTCTGGGTTACGCCGCCCCCGCTCTGGGTTACGCTGCTCATGCCGTCGCCGCCCCCGCTGTAGGATTCGCCAAGTACGGTTAA